One genomic region from Vibrio sp. SCSIO 43137 encodes:
- a CDS encoding DEAD/DEAH box helicase — MEHTLQFKELGLDNRLLKNLNHFAFQKATDIQQQAIPVAIAGKDLLASSKTGSGKTLAFVLPMLHKALKTKSFSARDPRAVILAPTRELAKQVYGELRSMLGGLSYTGALIVGGENFNDQVKALRKYPKFIVATPGRLADHLEHRSLFLDGLDTLILDEADRMLDLGFAPELRRIHKAAKHRRRQTLMFSATLEHTEVINIAMEMLNDPKRITIGSASAEHKDIQQSFYLCDHLDHKEAILDRIIEQAEYRQVIIFTATRSDTERLTKVLNEKKLKAMALSGDLNQSQRNTIMSQFERAVFKILVTTDIASRGLDISNVTHVINFDMPKHTEEYVHRVGRTGRAGNKGTAISLVGPKDWDSFKRIETFLHQDIQFSELEGLKGKFKGLKPRKPGSKGKGKPQDKKKQQAKKVAKKPVKRDSSFYKNVSVGDDVFIPKKKPSKPAPSSDE, encoded by the coding sequence TTGGAGCACACTTTGCAGTTTAAAGAATTAGGCCTTGATAACCGCCTGCTTAAAAACCTGAATCACTTTGCGTTTCAGAAAGCAACAGACATACAACAGCAGGCAATTCCCGTTGCCATTGCTGGTAAAGATCTGCTGGCGTCATCAAAAACAGGCTCTGGTAAGACTCTGGCTTTTGTTTTGCCAATGCTGCATAAGGCACTGAAAACAAAATCATTTTCAGCACGTGACCCACGGGCTGTTATTCTGGCTCCCACCCGTGAGCTGGCTAAACAGGTATATGGTGAACTACGCAGCATGCTGGGTGGGCTCTCGTATACTGGTGCCCTGATTGTCGGCGGTGAAAATTTTAATGATCAGGTAAAAGCGCTGCGTAAATACCCTAAATTTATTGTTGCGACTCCGGGACGCCTTGCTGATCATCTGGAACATCGCTCACTGTTTTTAGATGGTCTGGATACCCTGATTCTGGATGAAGCTGACCGTATGCTGGATCTCGGCTTTGCCCCTGAACTAAGACGCATCCATAAAGCGGCAAAACACCGTCGCCGCCAGACTCTGATGTTCTCGGCAACACTTGAACATACTGAGGTGATCAATATCGCTATGGAGATGTTGAATGATCCTAAGCGCATCACTATTGGTTCAGCCAGCGCAGAGCATAAGGATATTCAGCAATCTTTCTATCTTTGTGACCATCTGGATCATAAAGAAGCGATTCTGGACAGAATCATAGAGCAGGCCGAATACCGTCAGGTGATTATCTTTACTGCTACGCGATCAGATACAGAGAGACTGACTAAGGTTCTGAACGAGAAAAAACTCAAAGCGATGGCACTTAGCGGTGATCTGAACCAGAGCCAGCGTAATACCATTATGAGCCAGTTTGAGCGTGCGGTATTTAAGATTCTGGTGACTACGGATATCGCATCCCGAGGGCTGGATATCTCAAACGTTACTCATGTAATCAACTTTGACATGCCAAAGCATACAGAAGAGTATGTTCACCGTGTAGGCCGTACCGGTCGTGCAGGCAACAAGGGAACCGCTATTTCTCTGGTAGGCCCGAAAGACTGGGATAGCTTTAAACGTATTGAAACCTTCCTGCATCAGGATATTCAGTTCTCTGAACTGGAAGGGCTGAAAGGTAAATTTAAAGGCCTTAAGCCGCGCAAACCGGGCTCTAAAGGAAAAGGCAAACCACAAGATAAGAAGAAGCAACAGGCTAAGAAAGTGGCTAAAAAGCCGGTTAAACGGGACAGCAGCTTCTACAAGAATGTTTCAGTGGGTGATGATGTGTTTATTCCTAAAAAGAAACCGTCAAAGCCTGCCCCGTCTTCCGACGAGTAG
- a CDS encoding Lpp/OprI family alanine-zipper lipoprotein, whose translation MNKKVLLAAGISSVVLLSGCASGPDEETMSQISALNGKIDQLSREVASLRQSQSRTDMKALEAQKAATAAQESAFSAQEEAIRANERIDNIAQSYTK comes from the coding sequence ATGAATAAAAAAGTATTGTTGGCAGCTGGTATCAGTTCTGTAGTTCTGTTGTCCGGTTGTGCTTCTGGCCCTGATGAAGAAACCATGAGCCAGATCAGCGCCCTTAACGGTAAAATCGATCAACTTAGTCGTGAAGTGGCTTCCCTGAGACAGAGCCAGTCCCGTACAGATATGAAAGCGCTTGAAGCACAAAAAGCAGCAACAGCCGCTCAGGAAAGTGCTTTCTCAGCTCAGGAAGAAGCGATCCGCGCTAACGAGCGAATCGACAATATTGCCCAGTCTTACACTAAGTAA
- a CDS encoding L,D-transpeptidase family protein — protein sequence MLSRLLLMFSMVTALPVLSASYLLPEDGSQMVGRVQHHVIKKGETFAVLATDYDVGLLSLMAANRGIDPFLPQEGTVLTIPSRFILPTEDREGIVINLAELRLYYFDKDKKRVHIFPVGIGRIGRDTPEMSSYINEKIPNPTWTPPKSIRAEMLAKGIELPEVVPAGPENPLGEFALRLAHGAGDYLIHGTNHDFGIGLRVSSGCIRMEPVDIEWLFSQVKRKDKVRVVNIPVKVSLEPDRSVFMEVHEPLTKSNGEQDPLVMPQELEWWMMEFDISMTKAKAALLVQSGVPIEIAAPAL from the coding sequence ATGTTATCCCGTTTGTTGCTAATGTTTAGTATGGTCACTGCTCTTCCTGTTTTGTCTGCAAGTTATCTGCTACCTGAAGACGGCAGTCAGATGGTCGGGCGTGTACAGCATCATGTGATAAAAAAGGGTGAAACTTTTGCCGTGCTGGCGACAGACTATGATGTTGGCTTGCTCTCCCTTATGGCTGCCAATAGAGGTATTGACCCGTTTCTTCCGCAGGAAGGTACTGTTCTTACTATTCCTTCCCGCTTTATTCTGCCCACAGAAGATCGCGAGGGCATTGTTATTAACCTCGCGGAACTGCGTCTCTATTACTTTGATAAAGATAAAAAACGGGTGCATATTTTCCCGGTCGGTATCGGCAGAATTGGCCGCGATACCCCGGAAATGAGCTCTTATATCAATGAGAAGATCCCCAACCCGACCTGGACACCGCCAAAATCCATTCGTGCTGAAATGCTGGCAAAAGGGATTGAACTGCCGGAAGTAGTGCCGGCAGGCCCTGAAAACCCGTTGGGTGAGTTTGCTCTCCGGTTAGCCCATGGTGCCGGTGATTACCTGATCCATGGCACCAACCACGATTTTGGTATTGGCCTTAGGGTAAGCTCCGGCTGTATCCGTATGGAGCCGGTTGATATTGAGTGGCTGTTTAGTCAGGTAAAACGTAAAGATAAGGTAAGAGTGGTCAATATTCCCGTTAAGGTGTCACTGGAACCTGATCGCAGCGTGTTTATGGAAGTACATGAACCTTTGACCAAAAGTAATGGTGAGCAGGATCCTCTGGTAATGCCTCAGGAGCTGGAGTGGTGGATGATGGAGTTTGATATCTCTATGACTAAGGCAAAAGCAGCATTGCTGGTTCAGAGTGGAGTGCCGATAGAAATAGCCGCTCCGGCCTTATGA
- a CDS encoding esterase/lipase family protein produces the protein MSRPQDYVVLLHGLARTRRSFWRMERVLNRSGFRVVNVNYPSTRYPIEVLADDAISAALSQCQGAQRVHFVTHSMGGILLRQYLSQKPIENLGRVVMLGPPNQGSEIVDVLGGVPGFKLINGPAGLQLGTSEHSVPNRLGDADFELGVIAGSRTVNLLLSRLLPKPNDGKVSLQSTRLKGMKAHLVLPVTHSFMMQNRKVIEQSIHFLQKGAFLSAGSP, from the coding sequence ATGAGTAGACCTCAGGATTATGTTGTGTTGCTACATGGGCTGGCGCGAACCCGTCGCAGTTTCTGGCGTATGGAAAGGGTGCTGAACCGTAGTGGTTTTCGGGTGGTAAATGTTAATTATCCCTCTACCAGATACCCGATTGAAGTTCTGGCTGATGATGCCATTTCTGCTGCCCTTAGTCAGTGTCAGGGAGCGCAACGGGTGCATTTTGTTACTCACTCTATGGGGGGCATATTGCTCAGGCAATATCTCTCTCAAAAACCAATTGAGAACCTGGGTCGAGTGGTTATGTTGGGGCCGCCCAATCAAGGCAGTGAAATCGTTGATGTTTTAGGTGGGGTGCCCGGTTTTAAGCTGATCAATGGCCCGGCCGGATTGCAACTGGGCACATCAGAGCATAGCGTGCCAAACAGGCTGGGTGATGCTGACTTTGAGTTAGGGGTGATTGCCGGTAGCCGTACCGTGAACTTATTACTCTCCCGCCTGCTGCCTAAACCCAACGATGGCAAAGTTTCTCTTCAGAGTACCCGCTTAAAAGGTATGAAAGCTCATCTGGTGTTGCCGGTGACTCACTCTTTTATGATGCAGAACCGCAAGGTCATTGAGCAATCCATTCACTTTCTGCAAAAAGGTGCATTTCTCAGCGCTGGCAGCCCTTAA
- a CDS encoding GFA family protein — translation MFKAQCHCGNVQLSVEQLPQTLTSCNCSVCRRYATLWGYYSVSEVELSLGGEGVGSYQWGDGYIKFHHCRRCGCITHYTSTEKSPVKKVAINFRMSEPEQISAIPVRKFDGAKTWEYLDE, via the coding sequence ATGTTTAAAGCTCAATGCCATTGCGGAAATGTACAACTGTCAGTTGAGCAACTTCCGCAAACCCTGACCAGTTGTAACTGTTCTGTATGCCGTCGTTATGCCACCTTGTGGGGTTACTACAGTGTATCTGAAGTTGAACTTTCATTAGGGGGCGAAGGCGTTGGCTCATATCAGTGGGGGGACGGTTATATTAAGTTTCATCACTGTCGTCGCTGCGGATGTATTACCCATTACACTTCTACTGAGAAGTCTCCGGTTAAAAAGGTGGCGATAAACTTCAGAATGTCTGAACCGGAACAGATATCCGCCATTCCTGTGCGAAAATTTGATGGTGCTAAGACGTGGGAATATCTGGATGAGTAG
- a CDS encoding DUF952 domain-containing protein has translation MKKVYHLIDHASLNRARETGEHSPASLTEEGFVHLAYREQLTFVIKHFLAGQKGIWLLELDKEKLKGELIDEAPAGIEDNGQLYPHLYAPLNISAMQRCWELQITADGECELPV, from the coding sequence ATGAAAAAAGTTTACCATCTGATTGATCACGCCTCCCTGAACAGAGCCAGAGAAACCGGAGAGCACAGCCCGGCTTCCCTTACTGAAGAGGGTTTTGTCCATCTGGCTTACCGGGAGCAATTGACGTTTGTTATTAAACACTTTCTGGCCGGACAGAAGGGGATATGGCTACTTGAACTGGATAAAGAGAAGTTAAAGGGCGAGTTAATCGATGAAGCACCTGCGGGTATTGAAGATAACGGTCAGCTTTACCCCCATTTGTATGCGCCTTTGAATATCTCTGCAATGCAGAGGTGTTGGGAGCTGCAAATCACTGCTGACGGAGAGTGTGAACTGCCGGTTTAA
- a CDS encoding tRNA-binding protein: protein MTPAPIKELITFDDFAKLDIRVGTIVSVTEVAKSDKLMKLTVDFGDHQRSILAGIKQERDNPQEIEGKQALFVVNLPERKMAGELSQGMLFDIGYEDKVTPVLAMPEAPVPDGSRAG, encoded by the coding sequence ATGACTCCTGCACCAATTAAAGAACTAATTACATTTGATGACTTTGCTAAGCTGGATATCCGGGTCGGCACTATTGTCTCTGTTACTGAGGTAGCAAAATCAGACAAACTGATGAAACTGACGGTAGATTTTGGCGATCATCAACGCTCAATTCTGGCCGGTATCAAACAGGAGCGGGACAATCCACAGGAGATAGAAGGCAAGCAGGCGCTATTTGTGGTTAACCTTCCTGAAAGAAAAATGGCTGGTGAGTTGTCACAGGGGATGCTGTTTGATATCGGTTACGAAGATAAGGTAACGCCGGTTCTGGCAATGCCTGAAGCCCCTGTTCCTGACGGCAGCCGTGCCGGTTAA
- a CDS encoding DUF3047 domain-containing protein, translating into MFRTVATLCLALPALIVSAQERVNVSQFSQNDLSRWKEKEFNGATDYQIIRQQDQFVLKATSRQSASILALEEKVDLLKTPYINWSWKIENQMSPLNERIKSGDDYSARLYVVIGSSWAIWNTRTLNYVWSSNQPKGSKWNNAYAGEKAKMMAVRGESDALNMWFSEKRNLYQDLIQVFGDKGSEEENRDAYRYIDAIAIMTDSDDSKQNATAYYGDIIFTDN; encoded by the coding sequence ATGTTCCGTACGGTTGCCACACTCTGTTTAGCTCTGCCTGCATTGATTGTCAGCGCACAGGAGCGAGTTAATGTATCTCAGTTTAGCCAGAATGATTTAAGCCGCTGGAAAGAGAAAGAGTTCAATGGTGCAACGGATTATCAGATTATCCGTCAGCAGGATCAGTTTGTGTTAAAGGCAACCAGCCGGCAAAGTGCTTCAATTCTGGCTTTGGAAGAGAAGGTTGATCTGCTGAAAACGCCTTATATTAACTGGAGCTGGAAAATTGAGAATCAAATGTCGCCGCTGAATGAGCGCATCAAAAGTGGTGATGACTACTCTGCCCGCCTCTACGTTGTGATAGGCAGTAGCTGGGCGATATGGAATACCCGTACCCTGAATTATGTCTGGTCGAGCAATCAACCTAAAGGTTCTAAATGGAACAACGCTTATGCCGGTGAGAAAGCCAAAATGATGGCTGTCCGCGGTGAAAGTGATGCATTGAACATGTGGTTCAGCGAAAAAAGAAATCTCTATCAGGATCTGATTCAGGTATTCGGTGATAAAGGCAGTGAAGAAGAAAACCGCGACGCCTACCGCTATATTGATGCCATCGCCATTATGACCGACAGTGACGACAGCAAACAGAATGCAACGGCTTACTACGGCGATATTATTTTTACCGATAATTAG
- a CDS encoding ribosome recycling factor family protein, protein MISIQLNSFVHRVADKQAFIALAQSNGCKIHRIRRSRNWRLSGTEQQLNHLKNLIPAEADRWIRLAVEKALPVTFLSPADYIQKHPNTTLNQLVKETGCTVAEARKAIDSYELLD, encoded by the coding sequence ATGATATCGATTCAACTCAACAGTTTTGTCCATCGGGTGGCAGACAAACAGGCCTTTATCGCTTTAGCGCAAAGCAATGGCTGTAAAATTCATCGTATCCGCCGTTCAAGAAACTGGCGTTTATCCGGTACTGAACAGCAGTTAAATCATCTGAAAAATCTTATTCCCGCAGAAGCGGATCGCTGGATTCGTCTGGCAGTGGAAAAAGCACTGCCGGTGACTTTTCTTTCTCCTGCCGATTATATTCAAAAACACCCCAACACGACTTTAAATCAACTGGTTAAAGAGACGGGTTGCACCGTGGCTGAAGCGAGAAAGGCAATCGATAGTTACGAACTGCTTGATTAA
- a CDS encoding metal ABC transporter permease translates to MIWLTEPLQYPFMQSALITGLAVSIVCALLSCYLVLKGWSLMGDAISHAVLPGVVLSSLFAIPLFIGAFTSGLACAVLTGYIKEHSRLKEDTVMGIVFSGMFAIGLVMFTHVETDQHLMHILFGNILGIPEDLMWQTLAVCAAVAVTTLLFYKDLLMVCFDKSHARVVGLNIRALHYLLLILIALVTVAAIQVVGVVLVVAMLVGPGVVALMLCRRFEVMMLVATLVSVFSTLAGVVISYHIDGSTSACIVLVQATLFITAFSGKQLSPIKNMAGLKVNVADKA, encoded by the coding sequence ATGATCTGGTTAACTGAACCCCTGCAATACCCGTTTATGCAGAGTGCCCTGATAACCGGCCTTGCGGTAAGTATTGTTTGTGCGCTGCTTTCCTGCTATCTGGTGCTGAAAGGCTGGTCGCTGATGGGCGATGCCATTTCCCATGCGGTTCTTCCCGGTGTGGTTCTCTCTTCGCTATTTGCCATTCCTCTGTTTATCGGCGCATTTACTTCCGGTCTGGCCTGCGCCGTGCTTACCGGTTACATAAAGGAACATAGCCGCCTTAAAGAAGATACGGTGATGGGTATTGTTTTCTCCGGCATGTTTGCTATCGGTCTGGTGATGTTTACTCATGTAGAGACTGATCAGCATCTTATGCATATCTTGTTCGGCAATATTCTCGGGATCCCTGAAGATCTTATGTGGCAGACTTTGGCGGTTTGTGCTGCCGTTGCGGTAACGACACTGCTTTTCTACAAAGACTTGTTGATGGTCTGTTTTGATAAAAGTCATGCACGTGTTGTCGGCCTGAATATCCGCGCGTTGCACTATCTGCTGCTGATTTTGATTGCGTTAGTGACCGTTGCCGCGATTCAGGTTGTTGGTGTGGTGTTGGTGGTGGCGATGTTAGTGGGGCCGGGGGTAGTGGCGCTTATGCTCTGCCGCCGCTTTGAAGTTATGATGCTGGTGGCGACTCTGGTTTCCGTATTCTCAACACTGGCCGGCGTGGTGATCAGCTATCATATCGATGGTTCCACCAGTGCCTGTATTGTACTGGTGCAGGCAACGCTATTTATTACTGCCTTTAGCGGAAAGCAGCTTAGCCCGATAAAAAATATGGCCGGATTGAAGGTGAATGTTGCTGATAAAGCGTAA
- a CDS encoding metal ABC transporter permease, with amino-acid sequence MLDTLLEPFSYQYMQNALFASAIVGAVCAFLSAYLVLKGWSLIGDALSHSVVPGVAVAYSMGLPLSVGAFFAGFLAAGSMALIKQLSHLKEDAVIGLVFTSFFALGLLIISLNPTSINIQAVIFGNILMISQSELYQIVIISLLTFVTLGLVWKSLLLVFFDENQAAASGLWVTGYKLLFFTLLSACTVASLQAVGALLVIAMVIIPGATAYMLSDRFGAILFLSTFMGAVTGAAGVYISYLYDSSAGGLIVLCQILLFTLAFLFAPKYGLLPVRFHSVSLVHSERKEKIV; translated from the coding sequence ATGCTGGATACTCTGCTGGAACCGTTCAGTTATCAATATATGCAAAATGCCCTGTTTGCCAGTGCCATAGTCGGGGCGGTCTGCGCATTTCTTTCCGCGTATCTGGTCCTTAAAGGCTGGTCGCTTATAGGGGATGCACTGTCGCACTCAGTGGTGCCTGGTGTAGCTGTTGCTTACAGCATGGGGTTACCACTCTCCGTAGGTGCTTTTTTTGCCGGTTTTCTTGCTGCGGGCAGTATGGCGTTAATTAAACAACTATCTCACCTTAAAGAAGATGCGGTGATCGGGCTGGTGTTTACCAGTTTTTTCGCTCTCGGCCTGCTGATTATTTCCCTCAACCCAACCTCCATTAATATTCAGGCGGTGATTTTCGGCAATATCCTGATGATCAGTCAGAGTGAGCTGTACCAGATAGTGATTATCTCATTGCTGACTTTTGTCACTCTTGGATTGGTGTGGAAGTCCTTGTTGCTGGTGTTTTTTGATGAGAATCAGGCAGCGGCAAGCGGATTATGGGTAACGGGTTATAAGCTGCTGTTTTTTACCTTGTTGAGTGCCTGTACCGTTGCTTCTCTGCAGGCGGTAGGCGCCTTGCTGGTGATAGCTATGGTGATTATTCCTGGTGCTACGGCTTATATGCTGAGCGACAGGTTTGGGGCTATCTTGTTTCTCTCTACCTTTATGGGGGCAGTGACAGGTGCTGCCGGAGTATATATCAGCTATCTTTACGACAGTTCAGCCGGCGGTTTGATTGTGCTTTGTCAGATATTGCTGTTTACCTTAGCCTTCCTGTTTGCTCCTAAGTATGGATTGCTCCCTGTCCGGTTTCATTCCGTCTCCTTAGTACACAGTGAACGCAAGGAGAAAATCGTATGA
- a CDS encoding metal ABC transporter ATP-binding protein encodes MNSEQAVLESRQVSVVYNNGFTAIENVNFSLSAGTVCALVGINGGGKSTLFKSIMGLVRLSRGEISILGKPVQSALKQNLVAYVPQSEDIDWDFPILVREVVMQGRYGFMGFLKRASLKDKQIVNKAMERMGIAHLAERQIGELSGGQKKRVFLARALAQQSQIILLDEPFTGVDFTTEDAIMALLQELREAGHLILVSTHNLGSVPDYCDDVILINRTIVASGTVEQAFTQHNLEVTFGGVLKQVGISGDTLHTDDDDRTVVILSDHEKPAVFYGKEQQNSQLVKERERTEV; translated from the coding sequence ATGAACAGTGAGCAGGCAGTACTTGAGTCCAGACAAGTCAGCGTGGTTTACAACAACGGCTTTACCGCTATCGAGAATGTGAACTTCTCCCTATCAGCAGGTACCGTGTGTGCGCTTGTCGGCATTAATGGTGGCGGTAAATCAACCCTGTTTAAAAGCATTATGGGGCTGGTCAGGCTGAGCCGCGGAGAGATAAGCATTCTGGGTAAACCGGTTCAGTCAGCCCTTAAGCAGAATCTGGTCGCTTACGTTCCCCAGAGTGAAGATATTGACTGGGATTTTCCTATATTGGTGCGGGAAGTCGTGATGCAGGGGCGCTATGGTTTTATGGGTTTTTTAAAGCGTGCCAGCCTGAAGGATAAACAAATAGTTAATAAAGCCATGGAGAGAATGGGGATTGCTCATCTGGCGGAGCGTCAGATTGGCGAGTTGTCCGGTGGACAGAAAAAGCGGGTTTTTCTGGCACGGGCTCTGGCTCAGCAAAGCCAGATTATCTTGTTAGATGAACCTTTTACCGGTGTCGATTTTACTACCGAAGACGCCATAATGGCTTTGCTTCAGGAGCTCCGTGAAGCCGGACATCTTATTCTGGTATCCACCCATAATCTGGGTAGTGTTCCTGATTATTGTGATGATGTGATTCTAATCAACCGCACCATAGTGGCCAGCGGCACGGTTGAGCAGGCGTTTACCCAGCATAATCTGGAAGTGACATTTGGTGGTGTGCTGAAACAGGTGGGTATTTCCGGCGATACCCTGCATACCGATGATGATGATCGCACCGTGGTGATTTTGTCAGATCATGAAAAACCAGCGGTTTTTTATGGTAAGGAGCAGCAAAACAGTCAGCTGGTTAAAGAACGTGAAAGGACGGAGGTTTAG
- a CDS encoding metal ABC transporter substrate-binding protein yields MGTLFYPSSFCKPRNWLFIICLFLSFNTSAKLKVVTTFTIIQDMTQNVAGEAADVVSITKAGAEIHDYQPTPKDIVKAQSADLILWNGMNLERWFEKFFHNLSGVPSAVLTEGIEPLSIYSGPYQGKPNPHAWMSASNALIYIENIRKALTEHDPGNAAIYRRNAKQYSEKITQLAEQVRQGLSHIPQQKRWLVSSEGAFSYLARDLNFSEAFLWPINADRQGSPKQVKKLIDKVKDNQISVIFSESTVSDRAAKQVARETGIKYGGVLYVDSLSEPAGAVPTYLDLLQVTTETIRRGYQQ; encoded by the coding sequence CGCGTAACTGGCTTTTTATTATCTGTCTTTTTCTCTCATTTAATACCAGTGCCAAGCTAAAAGTGGTTACCACTTTCACTATTATTCAGGATATGACGCAGAACGTTGCCGGTGAGGCGGCGGATGTGGTTTCTATTACCAAAGCGGGTGCTGAGATTCATGACTATCAGCCAACCCCGAAAGATATTGTTAAAGCTCAGTCTGCCGATCTGATTCTATGGAACGGTATGAATCTGGAGCGCTGGTTTGAAAAATTCTTCCATAATCTGTCTGGTGTTCCTTCTGCTGTGCTGACGGAAGGTATTGAGCCTCTCTCCATCTATTCCGGCCCGTATCAGGGGAAACCAAACCCTCATGCGTGGATGTCGGCCAGTAATGCCTTGATCTATATCGAAAACATACGTAAAGCCCTGACGGAGCACGACCCGGGTAATGCCGCAATTTATCGCCGTAATGCAAAACAGTATTCAGAAAAAATCACCCAGTTAGCAGAGCAGGTCAGGCAGGGGCTTTCCCATATTCCTCAGCAGAAGCGCTGGCTGGTCTCCAGTGAAGGTGCTTTTAGTTATCTGGCCAGAGATCTCAACTTCTCTGAAGCCTTTCTCTGGCCGATTAATGCGGATCGTCAGGGCTCGCCGAAGCAGGTGAAGAAGCTGATCGATAAGGTGAAAGATAACCAAATCTCTGTGATTTTCAGCGAAAGTACCGTTTCTGATCGCGCGGCTAAACAGGTCGCCAGAGAAACGGGCATCAAGTATGGCGGTGTTCTTTATGTTGATTCACTATCTGAGCCGGCCGGCGCCGTACCTACTTATCTCGATCTACTACAAGTGACAACCGAGACTATCCGCAGGGGGTATCAGCAATGA